GGTCGTGTTTAGTTTGTAGCATTGTGCCAGACGGCGAAGGCTTGGAGCCACGATTCAGCTGTTGACGGTTGTGCGTGACTGAAACAGTTTGAGAACGAAGAAGTACGTCGTTTTATCTCACGGAAGATACGTTCAGCAGCGTTCCGATTTCCATGTTTTTCGTATCGAAATCGAAGCCCAGATCGACGGAGTGCAGTCTGGAGATGTTTTGCTCCATCGACGAGAAACACGGCATCATCGATATCATGTTTCTCAGTGAGTTCCTGCAGGAACCGTTCTGTCAACGCGGTCGTAGTCGTTGAATATAGCCTCATATGGAGAATTTTGTTCGTTTCCGGATCGACAGCAGTGTACAGCCAATACCGATGTTCGTTGAGTTGAATCACTGTCTCGTCGAGCGCGACGTGATTCGGCTTCTCGTCATCCGCTAGCTGTAGATTGCACTTGTGGACCCAATCGTGGACTGCCTTGCGACTGCGTTCGACACCGAACTTCTCTAATTCTCGAACGGTATTCGAAAGCGAGAGACCAGCAAGATGGAGTCGAATACCGAGTTCCATTAGCTGGCGCGGTGTCCGCTCTCGCTCCACAAAACTCAAATCGATCCAGTCGCTACACCCACTGAGGCGGCGGATTTTTGGCATGGACACCACAAAATCGTGCCGCCTCACTTTTCACGCTTAACGAAACAGCGCCCTGAGTAGTGTCATATGAAGTTTATTTTCCCTATGAACTCAATATACTGACCCCCAAATTAATTATCTCTCCAGTGGGTAGTTCTTCACGTAGGCATGGCTGATCCAGAAAAGGTGGACGTAAACGATGCAGTCAGAGAGAAGTGGAAAGAAAATACATCCACGTTCGAGCGTGTTCGGACTGTGATCAAAACAACGTACGATGGGATGACAGCCAGTGAAATCGCTGACAAAGCGCTGGTTGCAGAGGGGACTGCTCGGGGCCACCTGGAGGAACTCGCTGATAGTGGCTATGTAAAGAAGACGTCGGACCCTAATAGAGGGGCAACACTCTATCAGCGATCGATGGAATCGTTGATCCTCGAGAATGCACATGATATTCTCGAGAATGCTGACACGGGTACCATACTCAACAGGGTCAATGATATGCAGGCAGAGATCAATGAGTATCGCGATCGGACTGGAGTTGAGGAGCCTGAGGATATTGCGTGGGATAATGCCGACCTCGATCGAGAGGAACTCAGGTCGTGGCAGACGACGCGTCGAAACCTTGGGTTCGCGAAGGTGGCACTCGCACTAGATCAGGCGGAAGATGTCGTCAATAAGCGAACTGCGGTGTGATGGACGGTAAGAATTCGAAGACTGAATCTCATTCTCTCTGCGGTCCGACTGATCGAGACGCACTGATCGACTTTCGCGATATCGTGGAGGACGAAGAGCCGTTAGCTGATGCAGAGCTGGACGATTTCTTCAATCCGAACGAATTGCATATTTTCCTCTCCGACGGTGTTAGTAAGGCTAGAGAGGGGAGATTCGATGTTGAGTGGTCAACGCAGGGTGATTATAATATCCACTACACGGACGATCTCGGGAATGATCTTCGATGGGACGTC
This region of Natrinema amylolyticum genomic DNA includes:
- a CDS encoding IS6 family transposase, giving the protein MPKIRRLSGCSDWIDLSFVERERTPRQLMELGIRLHLAGLSLSNTVRELEKFGVERSRKAVHDWVHKCNLQLADDEKPNHVALDETVIQLNEHRYWLYTAVDPETNKILHMRLYSTTTTALTERFLQELTEKHDIDDAVFLVDGAKHLQTALRRSGLRFRYEKHGNRNAAERIFREIKRRTSSFSNCFSHAQPSTAESWLQAFAVWHNATN
- a CDS encoding winged helix-turn-helix domain-containing protein, with the translated sequence MADPEKVDVNDAVREKWKENTSTFERVRTVIKTTYDGMTASEIADKALVAEGTARGHLEELADSGYVKKTSDPNRGATLYQRSMESLILENAHDILENADTGTILNRVNDMQAEINEYRDRTGVEEPEDIAWDNADLDREELRSWQTTRRNLGFAKVALALDQAEDVVNKRTAV